CGAGATGAGTCAGATAAAGAATGATCCAGGATTTGTCTATGACAACGACACTGCGAAAGACAGCAGTATTCAGAAACAGGACAGAAATCCTGTTAGTCGTGCCCCCGCAAAGAAACGTGGAAACCAGTCGGCACCTCATGTCTCTACTTTCAAAACTGAAATCTCACCTACAGGAAACATGGAGTCTATCGACAGTTCATCGCTTTGTCCGTTGCATCACACAGGCCATTCGTTAAACTCCTGTCGTCAATTTCGATCAAAACCTATTGGAGTTAGGAGAAAATACCTTAAAGAAAAGAGGTACTGTTTCAAATGTTGTGACAGCACTGATCATGTGTACAAAAACTGTTCGAAGAACATAACATGCAATGTATGTCAAAGCACTGAACATCCGGGAGCTCTACATTTCGACGGCGGGGAGAAAAGTCGTGACAAAGAACCAGTAAAAACAGTCACCATACCACATAATGAGAAAGTTACGGCAAATTGTACGCGTATTAACAATGCCAGGGGCCAAAGTAAATCGTGTGCCAAAATCCTCATGGTAAATGTTCACCCTACACAAGAGCCACAGAatacagtaaagatgtatgCGTTGTTAGATGAACAAAATAATAGATCTCTTGTACGCCCTGCGTTTTTCCaactttttgataaaaagtacGAAACTGTAAACTACTCGCTATCGACATGCTCTGGACTTGCTTCAGCTACAGGGAGGAAAGCATGTGACTTTACTGTCTCAGCACTTGATGGTTCATTTAATGCGGACCTACCATGCTTACTTGAATGTGACAATATTCCGAACGAGCGAGAGGAAATTCCAACTCCGGATGTTGCTTTGAGTTATCCACATCTTTCTGACCTCGCACAATACATTCCTGATCTCGACCCTAGTGTAGAAATTGTCATGCTTCTAGGCCGTGATATCCCTGAGGTACATCACGTGCAAGATCAACGTATTGGTCCTTCCGGTTCACCTTACGCGCAACAACTCCATCTAGGATGGACAATAATTGGAGAAACGTGTTTAGGTACTATGCATCGTCCCGACACAGTCAATGTCAATAAGACTTATCTCATCAAGGACCGACCATCGCTTTGCAAACCTTGTCCCTACGGTCTCCGAGTGAAGGAACATGCACCCTCAGATACCACTGCGCACGACGAGTGTGAACACTCAATCTTCCAAAGAACCAGAGATGACGAAAAACTGGGTCTCTCTCGTGAGGACCAGGAGTTCCTGAAAATTATGGATAGAGACTTTATAAAAGACTTACATGGGCGATGGACAGCTCCACTACCATTTAAACCACATCGACCGCGTTTGCCAAACAACAAGTCCCAAGCAGTAAAGCGAGCTCATATACTTGACAATACACTGCGTAAGGATCCCATCAAGAGAGCACATTTCATAACCTTCATGCAGAAACTGTTTGAGCAAAAACACGCCGAACTAGCTCCACCGCTTCATGACGGTCAAGAATGCTGGTACTTGCCAATCTTCGGAGTGTATCAGAAGAGAGACCAAATCCGCGGAGTCTTTGATTCATCGGCTAAACATGACGGGCTGTCGCTCAACAATGTCTTGATGTCCGGTCCAGACATGACCAACAATTTACCAGGGATCTTGTTGCGCTTCCGCAGAGAGCAGGTCGCAGTAACAGCCGACGTCCAGCAAATGTTTTACAACTTCTTTGACTGTGAGGATCATCGAAATTTCTTGAGGTTCTTATGGTATCAAGATAATGACATGTCCAAGGACTTGGTTGAATACCGCATGTGTGTGCATGTATTCGGCAATACCCCCTCACCTGCGGTTGCTACGTACGGCCTTCGGAGAACTGCATGTGAAAACGCTGACAACTTTGGCTATAATATGAAGGAGTTCGTTGAGCAAGACTTTTATGTTGGTGACGGGCTTATGTCGCTGCCATCTGCACCAGAAGCTATTGACCTCATGAAACGTACGCAACAAGCTCTCGCTACAGCTGGCATAAGGCTTCACAAAGTGGCTTCAAACTGCACACAAGTGTTAAAATCATTCCCCCAAGAAGACCTCGCAAAAGACTTAAAGGATCTGGAGATAGATACAGACAGCTTACCTGTCCAGCACAGTCTCGGACTCAGTTGGGATCTTGAATCGGACTCATTTCTGTTTCGCATATCTCCAGATGACAAACCGTACACTCGTCGCGGTGTTCTTTCAGTGACTAATAGTTTGTTTGATCCACTAGGCTTTATCGCACCTGTTGCAATCGGAGGGAAAATACTGCTGCGCTCTATGACTACGGGTATGTTCGACTGGGATGAGACTCTTCCTTCAAAGTTCTATAATGAGTGGGAACGATGGAGAGATTCATTACATGATCTTCAGGACCTCAGAATTCCACGTCAGTATACTTCATCATCCTTCAAAGAGTGCGAGAACATCAGCGTCCATGTTTTCTCAGACGCTTCTGAGAAAGCTATAGCCTCTGTCGGTTACTTGTTGACAGCGTGTGAAGATGGAACTCAAGAGCTAGGGTTCATCTTGGGTAAGACCAAGGTTGCGCCTCTTCATACCACGACGATACCACGACTTGAGCTGTGTGCTGCTGTTCTTGCGATAGAAATCGCGGAAACTATATCTGAGCAACTCAATCTGCCGTTAAGCATCTTTCGCTTCTACACAGATAGTAAAGTGGTTATAGGATACGTGTATAACCAGACTCGCCGTTTCTATAACTACGTGTGTAATCGCGTAACGAGGATCCGCAAGAGCTCAACTCCTGAACAGTGGAACTTTGTATCAACGGAACATAACCCCGCTGACCAAGGAACTAGACCTATTCACGCAAAGGACTTGTTGGAAAGCAAGTGGCTCCACGGCCCCATGTTTCTCCTCGAAGGAACAGAGTTCTCCGATGACCTTGTTCCAGAGGTATCGGCTGACGATAAGGAAGTTCGGCCAGAGGTATCCTGTCTCCTCATCAAGGCAAAAGTATCAGGTGAGACAATTCTTAAGCGCTGTGAAAAGTTTTCCAATTGGCATCAGTTGGTTACGGCTATGGGAACTTTGATTAAATTAGCAAGGCGAATTGGTGGAGGGAATTTACCTTCAACTCCGAGTTGCCTCGAGTCCTTCTCGCGTGCAAAAACTTTCATTCTACAACTTGTTCAGCGAGACACCTTTCCGACGGAAATCGAATGTTTGTCATCTGGCAATCCATGTCCTAGAGATAGTCGCATATCTGCTTTGAACCCGTTTCTGGACCAGCATGGTCTCCTGCGCGTGGGAGGACGTTTGAAACACGCAAAGATAGACACCAACGAGAAATATCCGATCATCATTCCCAGCGCTCATCATATATCCACTCTCATTGTGAGACACTATCATGAACAGATGAAACATCAGGGTCGCCATCTCACCGAGGGATCTATCAGGTCGGCTGGCTTTTGGATTGTTGGTGGCAAGCGCCTTTTATCGTCTATCATTCATAAGTGCGTCACGTGTAGGAAGTTTCGAGGCAAGGAAGGGAACCAGATAATGTCAGATCTGCCAAAAGATCGTGTCGTACCAGGACCGCCATTCTCCTCTGTGGGCGTCGACGTTTTCGGCCCGTGGAATGTTGTCGCACGTCGGACAAGAGGTGGTGTTGCCAACAGTAAACGATGGGCCGTGCTATATACATGCTTGACGACTAGAGCCATTCACATTGAAGTCGTTGAAGAACTTAGCACCTCAGCATTCATCAACGCGACTCGTAGGTTCATCGCCATCAGAGGAAAAGTGACGGAATTCAGGTCAGATCGAGACACCAATTTTGTGGGCGCTACCGACTTGATGAGAATCGACGCTGTAAAATGTAGAGGATGGTCCATTGAAGGAGTTTTTGTTTAGAAGTGGAACAGTATGGATCTTTAACCCTCCACATTCCTCCCATATGGGCGGAGTGTGGGAGCGGATGATAGGTGTTGTTCGACGGATCTTAGACTCTATGCTTTACCATACTACGACTAAGGACCTAACTCATGATGTGATTACTACATTTATGGCGGAAGTCACTGCAATGATAAACGCGCGACCTTTACTTCCGGTCTCTACTGACCCGGATAATCCAACAGTTCTGAGTCCCAGCATGTTACTTACACAGAAACCAGCTGAAACAGGAGAGTACATCACCGACACTAACAGTAAAGACATGTACAGAGCTCATTGGCGTCGAGTTCAAGCGTTAGCCAACGTTTTCTGGAAGCGTTGGCGTCTCTAGTTCCTTCAGTCTCTCCAACAACGTCGCAAATGGACTGTTCGCAGACGTGATATGCAACCTGGAGATATTGTGCTAGTTATAGAAAAGGACTCCCATAGGAACAACTGGCCCATGGGAATCGTGAAGGAGACTTTCCAAGGTGACGACGGTCATGTGCGCACCGTCACAGTTCAGTTATATCGCAATGatgaacaaaaaatcaaaaactaTGTCAGACCCATCCCGGAACTTATCGTACTCTTAGAAAAAGAGAATCAGTAATTTGTGCCAATCATGGGAAATTCAGAGACTAATTTCATGGACATTTCAAGTGTATTAATGAACTAGTTGATTGCCCTGTAGGTTAAAGTGACCACTACGAACTGAAGTATACTTGAAAGGCTTATTAGTTGTATGTTTAACTATAGTGGTATTTCCCATACTCAATACCAGACGGGAAGTGTTCTGTAACAAATagttacattatacaattatttcgTATCATATTACGTGTCATAGATTCGGTACATCGCCGCTTTAAAACTTTATAGTTACattagagttatcccccttttgTTTCGCTCTTTTCGCAAGATACGCCATTGGAGGGCCTCGCACCATTAGTTTGGGTGGTCCAAAAATGTGAGTTTACAGAGTTTATAATCGTTTAGACTAAATGTAATTTCATTCCtattgtatgttatgttatcGATCACTCATATTTACTATGAATAGGAAATATACAGTCGacatattaaagtaaatcatGTCAAATTAAGGTCATATCGTTTCGAGTAACATTTATTGCATTATAGCATAGTGTTGTTTGTTATGTGTTCTGTCTATCAGAAAGAGTAATTCTTCTTTCTGTTTGTTTCAGTTCTTCACTTTGTTTCATCGTGATTAAAATAAACCTCATACGCCGAGATATGGATTCGGGTTTTTTGTGTAGTATTTCGCCCCCCTCGTATCAGGATAATCGTTCCTGTCCTCGCCATCCTgctgtttaattttgttttaatatcgaGATACACCTGTGAAAATCATCGTTCTTGTCGTCATcctgttttatttaattttgttttgatatcaaGATTCACCCGTGAAAATCATCGTTCT
The nucleotide sequence above comes from Argopecten irradians isolate NY chromosome 1, Ai_NY, whole genome shotgun sequence. Encoded proteins:
- the LOC138307784 gene encoding uncharacterized protein yields the protein MYVLQERKNCAAAEAEADALETISAAGKSIHIPAHLNVPVVDTVLRTEKYVNSLTNIENGSLYDTREPNIENVSHYEAREPHFENMSRYEARQPNIGNVSRDEERQPNMENVSQNELRQPVMKESTVASELSQFLLKKDLIFSRLHKFDDSPENYAAWRTGFCNIMDELNVSPPEELDLLIRWLGPESVKHATSIRAASTSNPVKGLSRLWDRLNERYGSPQMVESALKTKLNNFPKITNKEFKRLYELADILSEIESAMENPTYRDLLSYFNTTAGINPIVSKLPHNIQEKWTNHAVRYRKQFDVVFPPFSCFTEFVREMSQIKNDPGFVYDNDTAKDSSIQKQDRNPVSRAPAKKRGNQSAPHVSTFKTEISPTGNMESIDSSSLCPLHHTGHSLNSCRQFRSKPIGVRRKYLKEKRYCFKCCDSTDHVYKNCSKNITCNVCQSTEHPGALHFDGGEKSRDKEPVKTVTIPHNEKVTANCTRINNARGQSKSCAKILMVNVHPTQEPQNTVKMYALLDEQNNRSLVRPAFFQLFDKKYETVNYSLSTCSGLASATGRKACDFTVSALDGSFNADLPCLLECDNIPNEREEIPTPDVALSYPHLSDLAQYIPDLDPSVEIVMLLGRDIPEVHHVQDQRIGPSGSPYAQQLHLGWTIIGETCLGTMHRPDTVNVNKTYLIKDRPSLCKPCPYGLRVKEHAPSDTTAHDECEHSIFQRTRDDEKLGLSREDQEFLKIMDRDFIKDLHGRWTAPLPFKPHRPRLPNNKSQAVKRAHILDNTLRKDPIKRAHFITFMQKLFEQKHAELAPPLHDGQECWYLPIFGVYQKRDQIRGVFDSSAKHDGLSLNNVLMSGPDMTNNLPGILLRFRREQVAVTADVQQMFYNFFDCEDHRNFLRFLWYQDNDMSKDLVEYRMCVHVFGNTPSPAVATYGLRRTACENADNFGYNMKEFVEQDFYVGDGLMSLPSAPEAIDLMKRTQQALATAGIRLHKVASNCTQVLKSFPQEDLAKDLKDLEIDTDSLPVQHSLGLSWDLESDSFLFRISPDDKPYTRRGVLSVTNSLFDPLGFIAPVAIGGKILLRSMTTGMFDWDETLPSKFYNEWERWRDSLHDLQDLRIPRQYTSSSFKECENISVHVFSDASEKAIASVGYLLTACEDGTQELGFILGKTKVAPLHTTTIPRLELCAAVLAIEIAETISEQLNLPLSIFRFYTDSKVVIGYVYNQTRRFYNYVCNRVTRIRKSSTPEQWNFVSTEHNPADQGTRPIHAKDLLESKWLHGPMFLLEGTEFSDDLVPEVSADDKEVRPEVSCLLIKAKVSGETILKRCEKFSNWHQLVTAMGTLIKLARRIGGGNLPSTPSCLESFSRAKTFILQLVQRDTFPTEIECLSSGNPCPRDSRISALNPFLDQHGLLRVGGRLKHAKIDTNEKYPIIIPSAHHISTLIVRHYHEQMKHQGRHLTEGSIRSAGFWIVGGKRLLSSIIHKCVTCRKFRGKEGNQIMSDLPKDRVVPGPPFSSVGVDVFGPWNVVARRTRGGVANSKRWAVLYTCLTTRAIHIEVVEELSTSAFINATRRFIAIRGKVTEFRSDRDTNFVGATDLMRIDAVKCRGWSIEGVFV